In Leptolyngbya sp. SIO1E4, one DNA window encodes the following:
- a CDS encoding FTR1 family protein: MDFAPALPTFFVTLREGVEAALVVGIVLACLGKAQQSHLNRWVYLGILAGLLGSLLTGIIIFNSVAQVKQGFPTLEPIIEPLFDSLFCAIAIIMLSWMLLWMTRQSRSLKADIEGSITAALTEADAAGITIFSLVCIAVLREGIETVLFIFTSVQQSGVAAVGAAAGLLGATLIGFAIFKWGVRINLRIFFQVMGVLLLLIIGGLVVSFFRNLDATLYAVNSFDPVNADLCISQMSCLLGPLVWDTHAHLPDKQFPGILLKTLLGYRDRIYAGQIIAYVLFIVTVGGTYFRSLNPPAQQPQGSAQS, encoded by the coding sequence ATGGACTTTGCGCCTGCGTTGCCAACATTTTTCGTCACCCTCCGAGAAGGCGTTGAAGCTGCTCTTGTGGTGGGCATTGTGCTCGCTTGCCTGGGCAAAGCCCAGCAGAGCCATCTCAACCGCTGGGTTTATTTAGGTATCTTGGCAGGCCTCTTAGGGAGCCTGCTGACAGGCATTATCATTTTCAATAGTGTGGCTCAGGTGAAGCAGGGATTCCCGACTCTAGAGCCCATTATTGAGCCGTTGTTTGATAGCTTGTTCTGCGCGATCGCGATCATTATGCTGAGCTGGATGCTGTTGTGGATGACGCGCCAATCGCGATCGCTTAAAGCAGACATCGAAGGCTCCATTACAGCAGCCCTCACCGAGGCTGACGCTGCTGGCATCACCATTTTTAGTCTGGTGTGCATTGCTGTGCTGCGAGAAGGTATCGAAACGGTTCTCTTTATCTTCACCAGCGTTCAGCAGAGCGGGGTGGCGGCAGTGGGGGCAGCAGCTGGCCTCCTGGGTGCCACACTGATTGGCTTTGCCATCTTTAAGTGGGGCGTTCGCATCAATCTTCGGATCTTTTTCCAGGTGATGGGGGTTTTGCTGCTGCTGATTATCGGTGGCTTGGTGGTTTCCTTCTTCCGCAACCTCGATGCGACCCTTTATGCCGTCAACAGTTTTGATCCTGTCAATGCCGATCTCTGCATTTCCCAAATGTCTTGCCTGCTGGGGCCACTGGTGTGGGATACCCATGCGCACCTACCCGACAAACAGTTCCCCGGTATTTTGTTGAAGACGCTGCTGGGCTACCGCGATCGCATATACGCAGGGCAGATCATTGCCTATGTGCTGTTTATCGTGACAGTTGGCGGCACCTACTTTCGTAGCCTTAACCCACCAGCACAGCAACCCCAGGGTTCTGCTCAGAGTTAA
- a CDS encoding AEC family transporter, with protein sequence MAVLLPAIAPVALIVFVGFIAGRTLGLDQPTLSRLSLYVLLPALIATSVYNITLPASRAMMLALGFVLTSATLALLVYGGCRVLKVTPLLRKTLLATTLFANTGNLGLPFITFSLGESGLERAIVYLVASSILLATVGPILLRGEGLQVGLRITLRLPVFWAMVAGLSLQFLAIRLPLRLDDGLALLGGAAIPVALVTLGMQLAQTSFHLSQTVLVAAGLRLLLAPMVAFTIGTGLGLQGQDLQVLVLQGAMPTAVNTFIWVTEFGGDADLVARAIVLSTLLSAVTLPTLLWGLLVFS encoded by the coding sequence ATGGCTGTTTTATTGCCTGCGATCGCGCCTGTTGCCTTAATTGTGTTCGTGGGATTTATCGCCGGGCGCACCCTGGGGTTAGACCAGCCCACCCTGTCTCGGCTCAGCCTCTATGTGCTGCTGCCTGCACTTATTGCCACCAGTGTTTACAACATCACGCTCCCGGCCAGTAGAGCAATGATGTTAGCGCTGGGGTTTGTGCTCACCTCAGCCACCTTAGCCCTATTGGTTTACGGTGGCTGTCGGGTTTTGAAGGTCACACCCTTACTGCGTAAAACCCTTTTGGCAACCACCCTGTTTGCCAATACCGGTAATTTGGGTCTGCCCTTCATTACTTTCTCTTTAGGAGAATCTGGACTAGAGCGAGCCATTGTTTACCTGGTTGCCAGCAGCATTCTCTTGGCGACCGTCGGGCCGATTCTCCTCAGGGGCGAAGGGCTCCAAGTCGGTCTCCGAATTACCCTACGGCTTCCCGTCTTCTGGGCTATGGTGGCGGGGCTTTCTTTGCAATTTCTAGCCATTAGGCTGCCCCTGCGGCTAGATGACGGATTGGCATTGCTCGGCGGGGCGGCGATTCCGGTGGCACTGGTGACTCTGGGGATGCAGCTGGCGCAAACGTCCTTTCATTTGAGTCAGACAGTTCTGGTAGCAGCCGGGTTGCGTCTACTGCTGGCCCCTATGGTTGCCTTCACGATTGGAACAGGATTAGGACTCCAAGGGCAGGATTTACAGGTGTTGGTCTTGCAAGGGGCCATGCCCACAGCAGTGAATACGTTTATCTGGGTCACAGAGTTTGGAGGGGATGCTGACTTAGTTGCCAGGGCGATCGTGCTATCAACACTTCTAAGTGCGGTGACGCTACCGACCTTGCTTTGGGGATTACTGGTATTCAGCTAA